A region of Heteronotia binoei isolate CCM8104 ecotype False Entrance Well chromosome 2, APGP_CSIRO_Hbin_v1, whole genome shotgun sequence DNA encodes the following proteins:
- the TNFAIP8L1 gene encoding tumor necrosis factor alpha-induced protein 8-like protein 1 → MDTFSTKNLALQAQKKLLSKMASKNMASIFIDDTSSEILDELYRVTKEFTRNRKEAQKIIKNLIKIVMKLGILYRNGQFGADELLLMDRFRKKVHTLAMTAVSFYQIDFTFDCRVMSSMLNECRDLLHQAVNTHLTAKSHSRINHVFNHFADYEFLSALYGPSEPYRTHLQRICEGLNQMLDEDKI, encoded by the coding sequence ATGGACACCTTCAGCACAAAGAATCTGGCTCTCCAAGCGCAGAAAAAGCTCCTGAGCAAGATGGCGTCCAAGAACATGGCAAGCATTTTCATTGATGACACCAGCAGCGAGATTCTGGATGAGCTGTACCGGGTAACCAAGGAATTCACCCGTAACCGCAAGGAAGCCCAGAAGATCATCAAAAATTTGATCAAGATCGTCATGAAGTTGGGCATCCTCTACCGCAACGGACAGTTCGGTGCGGATGAGCTGCTGCTGATGGACCGTTTCCGCAAGAAGGTCCACACCCTGGCCATGACTGCTGTCAGCTTCTACCAAATTGACTTCACCTTTGACTGCCGGGTCATGTCCAGCATGCTCAACGAGTGCCGGGACCTCCTGCATCAGGCAGTCAACACCCACCTCACCGCCAAGTCCCACAGCCGCATCAACCACGTCTTCAACCACTTTGCGGACTACGAGTTCCTCTCGGCACTCTATGGACCTTCCGAGCCGTACCGCACACACCTGCAGAGGATCTGCGAAGGGCTCAACCAGATGCTTGATGAGGACAAAATATGA